A region of Argentina anserina chromosome 5, drPotAnse1.1, whole genome shotgun sequence DNA encodes the following proteins:
- the LOC126795040 gene encoding transcription factor MYC2-like isoform X1, with product MEEVNFNSSCSPLPYGICQETSANTLQQRLQLILQNRQQSWVYSIFWQASKDGSGVLSLSWAGGHFRAITDFSSKRLNNNYQPNLALDLETSKKVFNRQVEALFEEDMNVDINEDVTDSEWFYFYSISLTQSFAATPGKNNIIGHAFCSGAFVWSAGDHDLQFYECERVKEARMSGIQTLVCIPTPDGVIELASLDVIKEDWCFVQNAKSIFGLDKNHKITTSSRVSTSHRGRVHIPQLQNAVLPGSDQKEWTTQEGGRKETVNLVSRSSSDSGTSEYSQYTSKTQVRKRGRSAKCERESPMNHVEAERQRREKLNNRFYALRSVVPNVSKMDKASLLSDAVVYINTLKTKIDDLEAKMKAQSKKSKRSNGSDTTVENNQCASSLIYRAAAVTEVDVKIVGSEAMIRVRCPDIVDYPNARLMNALKDLELHIHHASISCVSNFMLQDVVARVPDGFKNEEAMKTAITNRFHN from the exons ATGGAAGAAGTTAATTTCAATTCATCATGTTCTCCACTACCCTATGGCATTTGTCAAGAAACCTCTGCAAACACACTTCAACAACGCCTACAGTTGATACTTCAAAACCGGCAGCAATCCTGGGTCTACTCTATTTTCTGGCAAGCCTCGAAAGACGGCAGCGGCGTCCTTTCGTTATCATGGGCTGGTGGTCATTTTAGAGCCATCACAGACTTCTCATCCAAGAGGTTGAATAACAATTACCAGCCGAACCTTGCGTTGGATTTAGAGACGTCGAAGAAAGTGTTCAACCGACAAGTCGAAGCTTTGTTCGAGGAAGACATGAACGTGGACATTAATGAAGATGTGACTGACTCGGAGTGGTTTTACTTCTACAGCATTTCTTTGACACAGTCCTTTGCTGCAACCCCTGGGAAGAACAATATAATTGGACATGCATTTTGTTCCGGTGCTTTTGTATGGTCGGCAGGAGATCACGACCTTCAGTTTTATGAGTGCGAGAGAGTTAAAGAGGCTCGCATGTCTGGAATTCAAACACTTGTTTGTATTCCTACGCCCGATGGGGTGATTGAACTCGCCTCTTTGGATGTGATCAAAGAAGATTGGTGTTTTGTGCAGAACGCAAAGTCAATTTTTGGACTTGACAAGAATCACAAGATCACAACCAGCAGCCGCGTCTCAACTTCACACCGGGGTCGTGTTCATATTCCTCAGCTGCAAAACGCTGTGCTTCCAGGATCTGATCAAAAGGAGTGGACGACACAAG AAGGTGGTAGGAAAGAAACTGTCAACCTGGTTAGTCGATCATCATCTGACTCCGGGACTTCCGAGTATAGTCAGTATACATCGAAAACTCAagtgagaaagagaggaagatCAGCTAAATGCGAGCGCGAGTCACCAATGAATCATGTGGAGGCGGAGAGACAACGACGGGAAAAGCTTAATAACCGATTCTATGCCCTCCGATCTGTCGTTCCTAATGTATCGAAGATGGATAAAGCTTCTTTACTCTCTGATGCAGTTGTATACATTAATACTCTCAAGACAAAGATTGATGATTTGGAAGCAAAAATGAAAGCACAATCCAAGAAATCCAAACGAAGTAACGGGAGTGATACTACTGTTGAAAACAATCAATGCGCCAGCTCCTTGATTTATAGAGCCGCTGCTGTTACAGAGGTGGATGTGAAGATTGTAGGCTCCGAAGCCATGATTCGAGTCCGATGTCCAGATATTGTGGACTATCCAAATGCTAGATTGATGAATGCACTCAAAGACCTTGAATTACATATCCATCATGCAAGCATATCGTGTGTGAGCAACTTCATGCTTCAAGATGTTGTTGCAAGAGTTCCCGATGGATTCAAAAACGAGGAGGCCATGAAAACTGCTATTACAAATAGGTTTCATAACTAG
- the LOC126795040 gene encoding transcription factor MYC2-like isoform X2, translated as MEEVNFNSSCSPLPYGICQETSANTLQQRLQLILQNRQQSWVYSIFWQASKDGSGVLSLSWAGGHFRAITDFSSKRLNNNYQPNLALDLETSKKVFNRQVEALFEEDMNVDINEDVTDSEWFYFYSISLTQSFAATPGKNNIIGHAFCSGAFVWSAGDHDLQFYECERVKEARMSGIQTLVCIPTPDGVIELASLDVIKEDWCFVQNAKSIFGLDKNHKITTSSRVSTSHRGRVHIPQLQNAVLPGSDQKEWTTQGGRKETVNLVSRSSSDSGTSEYSQYTSKTQVRKRGRSAKCERESPMNHVEAERQRREKLNNRFYALRSVVPNVSKMDKASLLSDAVVYINTLKTKIDDLEAKMKAQSKKSKRSNGSDTTVENNQCASSLIYRAAAVTEVDVKIVGSEAMIRVRCPDIVDYPNARLMNALKDLELHIHHASISCVSNFMLQDVVARVPDGFKNEEAMKTAITNRFHN; from the exons ATGGAAGAAGTTAATTTCAATTCATCATGTTCTCCACTACCCTATGGCATTTGTCAAGAAACCTCTGCAAACACACTTCAACAACGCCTACAGTTGATACTTCAAAACCGGCAGCAATCCTGGGTCTACTCTATTTTCTGGCAAGCCTCGAAAGACGGCAGCGGCGTCCTTTCGTTATCATGGGCTGGTGGTCATTTTAGAGCCATCACAGACTTCTCATCCAAGAGGTTGAATAACAATTACCAGCCGAACCTTGCGTTGGATTTAGAGACGTCGAAGAAAGTGTTCAACCGACAAGTCGAAGCTTTGTTCGAGGAAGACATGAACGTGGACATTAATGAAGATGTGACTGACTCGGAGTGGTTTTACTTCTACAGCATTTCTTTGACACAGTCCTTTGCTGCAACCCCTGGGAAGAACAATATAATTGGACATGCATTTTGTTCCGGTGCTTTTGTATGGTCGGCAGGAGATCACGACCTTCAGTTTTATGAGTGCGAGAGAGTTAAAGAGGCTCGCATGTCTGGAATTCAAACACTTGTTTGTATTCCTACGCCCGATGGGGTGATTGAACTCGCCTCTTTGGATGTGATCAAAGAAGATTGGTGTTTTGTGCAGAACGCAAAGTCAATTTTTGGACTTGACAAGAATCACAAGATCACAACCAGCAGCCGCGTCTCAACTTCACACCGGGGTCGTGTTCATATTCCTCAGCTGCAAAACGCTGTGCTTCCAGGATCTGATCAAAAGGAGTGGACGACACAAG GTGGTAGGAAAGAAACTGTCAACCTGGTTAGTCGATCATCATCTGACTCCGGGACTTCCGAGTATAGTCAGTATACATCGAAAACTCAagtgagaaagagaggaagatCAGCTAAATGCGAGCGCGAGTCACCAATGAATCATGTGGAGGCGGAGAGACAACGACGGGAAAAGCTTAATAACCGATTCTATGCCCTCCGATCTGTCGTTCCTAATGTATCGAAGATGGATAAAGCTTCTTTACTCTCTGATGCAGTTGTATACATTAATACTCTCAAGACAAAGATTGATGATTTGGAAGCAAAAATGAAAGCACAATCCAAGAAATCCAAACGAAGTAACGGGAGTGATACTACTGTTGAAAACAATCAATGCGCCAGCTCCTTGATTTATAGAGCCGCTGCTGTTACAGAGGTGGATGTGAAGATTGTAGGCTCCGAAGCCATGATTCGAGTCCGATGTCCAGATATTGTGGACTATCCAAATGCTAGATTGATGAATGCACTCAAAGACCTTGAATTACATATCCATCATGCAAGCATATCGTGTGTGAGCAACTTCATGCTTCAAGATGTTGTTGCAAGAGTTCCCGATGGATTCAAAAACGAGGAGGCCATGAAAACTGCTATTACAAATAGGTTTCATAACTAG